In Citrus sinensis cultivar Valencia sweet orange chromosome 3, DVS_A1.0, whole genome shotgun sequence, the sequence AGAATGTAAAGGTATAAAAATTCATTGATGCTGCAATGTCTGTGCttttgagaaagaaagaattcaATGGCTTTTCTATGCCATTGGATTTTCCCACTGCTTGTAAACTTGGGCTGTCGAGTGCTCTGTGAACCTTAAGGGctataaagtaatttttaagaCTGAAGGATTTATTAATCGAGTTCAAAAGATTGCAAGTTGGTGAGCGTTggcatttaaaaaacaattgttATTCTCTCAATAATCTCTCTCTTCTGCCGACACCCCAAGCTCAGAAACCCATTGTTCCGACGGACGTGTAACACTTCCAGAAATTAGCCTTTTCTTCTATATGAAGGTTGATCTCTCCTCGTGAAGTGAAGGTGGTCTTATGATATCTAATGTGTGaaatttctttctcattttaccATAAAGAAAAGTTCTGTAATGATCTATTGGCACCCCTACATTATTCTTACAAAACcccactttaaataaaattacaattaaagacaattgaaaattaaacacttatagattttttttacagCAAATTACTTAAATCATAATcaatccttttaaaaaaaaatctatccGTTACTTCTTatctaactaaaataaattgtacatatttagaataatctattattttcttttgatttcttattaattaaatatttttatacttaaaattgctttgaaattataatttgaaatatgtgtTATTTCAGCCAAtgattaacactaaaaaacttatcacccatataactttttaatttgtgggtaggataataataaaatcaaaaataattaaaaaaatagtacaaTAAtgagttttaacaataaaacaaatcaaatgaaaattgaaaatttagaaaagtgTATCTAACAAAAGAggcattttcaaaaataaaatgaatataactaaaaaaatgttttatgaGGAGATcagaggggtgccaatagtccaactcgTAATTAAGAATCTCCCATTAcattttcaaccaaaaaaacaCTTGcataagaagaagaatttgtctgtttgattttatttgtagatCCAACATTTCTCATATCCTGAGCGCCTTTCcgtatcaaattaaaatagtagTACCAAAATCGTAGTGCACATTCAATTAACCAACTAATAGTCTAAGAAGCAAAGAGAGGATTACAAGTTCACAACACCATTAATTCCCACACGAAAACATCAATGTACAGATTATAAACAATCCGAATTGGACACAAGAAAAACCCGTCAATGGATTGCTTTCCTTCCCAATGCTATATACTGTGCAAACTGCGCACTGGCCAAGAAAATGTTTTCAATTTAGTGTATTTTCAAAATGCTTATTTTCtcagaatataaaaaataaaaaaataaaaaaagaattcttacaTGTttcatcagcatgattaaaaTCACAGAAGAAAGCGAGACATAATGTCTCtgacataataaaattacaaaaatttcaagaaaaaaaaggttaaaatatGTAATCTTCAGAAgcatataataaaagaacacttccacaattttaataatgaaaacaaCAACAGAGGATTAACTGATGCTTTGACTTATTAGCAGGTTGCAATGAATTATTAACTGATGCTTTGActttcaaaagcaaaatggAATACATAGATAACACATCATCTTAAACAAATCACAATCTAGAATTAAGAGTTGAATTCcactaattttaataatgaaaacaaCAACAGAGGATTAACTGATGCTTTGACTTATTAGCAGGTTGCAATGAATTATTAACTGATGCTTTGActttcaaaagcaaaatggAATACATAGATAACACATCATCTTAAACAAATCACAATCTAGAATTAAGAGCATTTTCGACATACCTGAGGAACACGAATACGTGAAAACGGGTGACTCATTTGTTAAGGAGTGTTGACTTGATCGACTCTGCAAATTCTCTTGGGACTCGGTTCCAATTCCTCTTCATCCGAAGTTCCACTCGCGCTTGGCGAATCCTCCAATTTCCAAACTTCGGTAGCAAAATTAAGAGTAAAAGTGTTGGCTTTGGTCTCGCTGGGATTTGCATATACTGGACATACTCCGTAACGTTTTATCTTGTGACCCTTTTGGTTTTGGTAACACTTATTGAAGAACTTAAGTGAGACAGTTGTATGATGGTAACCATCAGGAAACCCAACATTCAAGCAAGGTTTAAAACCAAGTATGACATGATCTGAATCAATGTATTCAGTGCGCACACTGAAACCCAGATCAACATGTTTGGTTTCAGAGAGAGTCTTTATTTCTAAGTCGGATTGAAAGATGACGCAACAATCGCACATACAACGAGAACAAACTTTCTTAAAATCAAGAACAGCACAAAAAGCAAACCCGATTAAGTTTCTGCAAAAAGAGTGCGGTGGCAGTTGAATACATATTGAAGATCCTGAACTTTGATTGCTGAACCAGTCAGGAATTTCGCTCCCAGGTAAAACAATTAGGGATCCCCTCAGTTCAGAAAGTTTCTGtgaaatgacatttaaaaaagaaaattgtaaaatgaaaaccaTGATTTTAGATATAACAAAGAGGGACATAGTAAACAAGAGAGGGAATTTGATACCTCGTTGATTGCCTTTTCATAGCCCAGTCTCAGTGATGCAATTGCCATATGCCGAATTCTTAGTAATGAATCTGCCAAAATCTTGTTGTTTGCTTTTCCATTCAGTTTCAAGCAGTTAGtaaacccaaaataaattgGTTCCAGACATCCGGGTGCCCATTGAATAAGGTCAGGAGAGGGTTTGGATAGCTTTACGAGTACGGATGCATCTAGTTCTTGTAGACATGACGGTATCTCTGGCAAAGATTGAAGCCGGTTGCAGTTCCTTGTAATTAGTGATTGTAGACACAATGGAAGCTCTGGTAATGACCGAAGCATGTTACAATCCCCCAAGCGAAGATATTTTAAACACAATGGAAGTTCTGGTAATGACCGAAGCATGTTACAACCCGTCAAGTCAAGAGATTCTAAACACAATGGAAGTGCTGGTAATGACTGAAGCATCTTACAATCCCTCAAGTCAAGAGATTTTAGGCACAATGGAAGTTCTGGTAATGACTGAAGCATCTTACAATCCTTCAAGTCCAGAGAACTCAGCCGCGACATTTGCTTGATACTTGCAGGTAAACTCTCAAAGTTATTTCCACTTAGATACAATACTTCCAGTGAGGATAGACAAGCAATCTCTTGTGGAATTTCCATTACAGCAGAGTAACTTATACGTAGAAGTCCCAAAGATGATAAACCTAATAATAATGATCGAGGCAATGATACCAAACCTTTGCAGTTAGAGACCTCAAGAATTCCAAGTGCGTTTGAATCAGCAACAGAGGATGGTAGTTGACGAATAGCTGATCCAGCTGCTGAGATGTGATACAAAGATTCAAAATTGCCAATGTTATCCGGCAACTTATCAAGTTTAGAGCAATCATCTACGAACAATACTTCAAGCCCCGGTAGATTTTCAAATGACGATGGCAGCTCTGTAATTGTTGTATGGCCTAAATAGATGCGTTTTAAATGTTCCATTTTCTCCAAGATTTCTGGGAAACTCTCAAGGTTCAAGCAGCCATGAAGAAAAAGATCAACCAAAGATCTCAATTTACAAAACCTAGTTGAAATCCGCTTCAGCCGTTTGCAACCCCTCAAATCCAACACTTCAAGATCAGTTAGGCACTCTATTGATGATGGAACTTCTTCTATTGCAGACTGGTCTAAGTATAGCCGTGTAATTTTCCCAGAAATCTGTGGAAACTCTATGAGATTAACACaataagagaaattaatagtTACTGGACAAACAAAACGAAGATTGCTTGGAAAAGACCTAAGACTTTTGCAGCCCTTAAAAGACAACGCACTGAGATACTTGAAATTCTGGATAGATGAGGGAACACAAGCCTTTTCTCCTTCCCAAAGTTGCTCAACTTTACTAAAACGCAAATTCAGTTCAACAAGGTTCTTTGGCTTGAAATTTGATGGTAGTGTCCTTAATGGATATGTGTCCCAATGAAGATATCTCAATTTTTTAGGAAGACAATCTAGGCCATTTGGAAGCTGCACTTTAGAGTATGAAAGTTGCTCTTCAATGCTCATACTTAGAAACCTTTCAATCTTATAAAACTTAGGTACATAAAATTTGAGCAATCTCATACTAGACATATTTGTGAAGGCTCCGGGGTCTAAATTGATGCCTTTTATTTTGGACAAATCCAGAAATATGCCTTCAATTGCATCGGTccccttataaaaaaaaacaaaaacaaagaatGAGTAAGCctaaaacagaaaagaaacaTTCGTAAAACTTTATTAACTAAGAGGTccttaaacaaaaacaaattctacaatctttgattttattttttttaatatattaaatatctatatgtgagaaaagaaatttttgggGACCATTGCAAAATTAAACTAAccgaaaaaaaattcaaaatttctctaatttaCAAACCTGTTATCTTAATATCTAGAAGTTGAGAAGACTGAGCCTATTTGATTGGTataagattttgatttttttttagtccATAGAATCCAAAATGTTAGTTCAaaattagggaaaaaaatgaaagtaatttttttccagTAGTTGTAATTGTATCCAAGTCAAATTGAGATACGACCCTTTTCGAAAGGATTTAACCATCTTACAGCCTCCTTAAGGTACATTTAAGCTAAAAGGAGTGATTGGAGGAGAACTAGGTGGGCCAATCAGTCCATTTTATTAGCTACTGTtgcctaaaaaaaattatactctAAAACACACttacttttttgaaaaaaaaataattatattgagGTAGAACCAGGTGGGCCAATCCTCATGACACTCACTTTGCTCTGACACTCTTCactaaatttgaagaaaaataaaattatactctTCACACTCTTATTCAACattccaaaattgaaaaaatctggagttttctttaaaaaattaaaatttgaagactTGTTCTCTTGACACCCTCAGTcattaattttacttaattatggtttttatgattttagttgttttgttCATAAAAATGCTTTTACTAAAGGATGTTATggcaataataaaatttataaaaaaaaatatatgggtGTGCTGGTATGGTTGGAAAAATATGAGTGCATAActctaaacaaataaaagatatataaaaaaaatggaggatTTTTACCTTATTATGTTTTAGTACGCGGCGGATTTCCTTAGGATCCCACAACCTGCTGCATTTGCCTAGCCTTTTCGCAGATTCTTGGCGAACAATCTCTCTGCCCATTTCTTGCAATAAATCATGCATTCGCAAGCAATTACCTGATACTGATATGAGTGACTTGTCAATGAGGATATCTAGTCCATGAGACTCAGAATCATCGAGTATCCTTGTCACAAAATCTTTATTCTCCCCCTCAAAGAAACACGCAATATCTAGAAATATACTCTTCACCCTAGGCGTTAATTCATTAAAACTAATCtttaatatatcataaatatCATGAATATCAGATTCGCAAATCCGATTTAAGTCGTCCAATACGTTTCCCCAATGGCTTTTCCTCTTGAGGGAGGAACCCAACACTTTAAGAACTAATGGATTGCCATGGGCATACTCTACAACCCTCCGTGAGTCACGTTTGAAATCTTCAGGACAATGCTTTTCTTTAAAAGCGAAGTTACAAAAATGCTTGAAAGCCTCATCAAATTCCAATCCATTAACCCCATATATTTTCTCCTCCTCCACTTCAAAATTTTCCAGGACTCCTTTATCCCTAGTGGTTACAACAATTCTACTTCCTGGACCATACTGATCAAGCCTTCCAATCAAACCCTCTAATTGTCCAACTTTATTCACATCATCAAGTACAATCAACACCTGCATGCGTCGGAGCCTCCCTTTAGTAAATTGTGGAACGTTGGGACCATCTACTTCAAGTTTTTCACTTAATATTGTCGAAAGCATTTCCTTTTGTAGCTCTTCTAGGCCACCCTCTGTTTCTGATTTTCTCCTAACATTTTTTGCAAAGTATTTACCATCAAACTCACCAGAGAATTGATCGAAAATAGCTTCAGCAAGGGTGGTTTTGCCTATACCACCCATGCCCCAAATTCCAACAATTTGGACAGTATCCCACAAATCCATACACAGAAAGGGTTTAATCTGCTCAATTCGTGAATTTAATCCAACTAGGCCATTGGATGAGTCCGTTGAGACTGTTATTTTTTCCAACTTCGTCAAAACATCATCGacaattttgtttacaagttccgCATCGTGCCTAATATAAAGGTGCAAAGATGCAAAAACATTGAGTCAAATCGGGCCTAGACagaaacagagaaaagatGAATTAGGAAAGAGAGTTACCTGAATTTCGTGGATTCATGGCCGGCTAGATAGGTTGTTTCTGTCAGTGCAACCCTCCACTTCTGAACCATTACTGGTTTCTCTTTGAACTGCTGTTCCAGCTTGTAAAAACCGTCCCCAAAAACTCCGGTTTGATGCCGCACATCAGATGGACTTACTCTATAGAAGACTGGAATAATAATTTGGCCGTTTGTGTTCTTGCATTCAAGAATCTTGACAAGTTCATTTAGGCACCATTTTGAAGAAGCGTAGTCCTTTGAGAAAATGACCACCGAAATTTTTGAACCTTGGATTGCGTTCAAAAGGGCTGGTGAAATCTCATCTCCTCGCCTaagctcttcatcatcaataaaCGTTTTGATGTTCTTTCTTTCATACAAATTCTCATAGAGATGGCAAGTAAAGCTCTTACGAGTGTCCTCCCCTCTGAAACTGAGGAAGACTTCATAAatgcaagaagaagaagaagaagaagcagccATGAaggaaattttagaaatttggTGACAGAAACAGAGAATTAATCTTGAGAGTTGAGAGGGGATATGTAAGAATGAAAATGCGTAAAtagtaaataattgaattaatctGGCGAGTACATAGTAAATAATTGAATGACCGGAGCTTTCTTAGTTTCCTGGAAATTTCCTGGAGCTTTCGTATACATGATTTGTCAAGTCAAGAAACATAATCATGATAATGGGGCAGACcagaaggaaagaaaatttgatcCAACCAATAAAGGAAGgaaaagcaaagaaagaaaatttgaaagtagATTCAGATACCAATCtaccttacagattctgtaagtaACGGCCTGTGAGTTGACAAGAGGATATATGGATGCGTGGCACGTGGACGGCGGATGGAATGGGAGATTATATATGGAACCAGCCATTCTGGTTTTCTTCCGGTGACAAAATGAATGCATTCCCGGTTGCTGACCGGTAACCCGTCACTGAAATTggtcaaaaaaattaggcTGATGGGCGGTGTATTGAAAGTCTAAATATTTGTAGTTTGATAGTGGAAAAATGTTGGTGGTTATAGGCTTCCAGcgtatcaaattattattcagaCTCGTGCATATAGCAAGCGAGGCGACGTAGCATCTCGTGCAATAGCATGGTGTGAAAAAACCCCTCCAAAATACTTTGGATCCACGGTGTGTGGTCTAGTTTAAGCAATCGCGCGCGGTCGCCTCGGAGGTAGTATGACCTAAACTGTCTTTTTCTACCGATACCAACcgaattaaaatataattaattttgtaaatttctccAGCCACGTGTCCTTTTGTTACTTCTCACATCCGGTTGCACGTTAACCATTAAAACCGGTTTCCCCATGCTTTgggttttttttccccttatttTTTTGACCGTTGCCAACCCTCCATCTTTCTCTATCCACATTCAACGATTGAGATTACAGGTCTGTtacttacagaatctgtaaggtaGACAGGCTTATAAAAAGCTATTGGAAATTGGAATTTTGTACCATTTCTCCAGCCAGGAACTTTCATTGTCATTACCTCACCGTTACAATTTGGATTAAGATTTGACTTTTGAGCAAGTATTCACCTAAATTTTACCTCCGCCcgaaaatttttaagttttgaaaattatgagaCCTTTATATTGGgagatattatattataatgaaatcaaaacttaaaattttaatattgttaatctttaatcttttttttttaaaaaaaaattgaacaacaGAGTAATTTCTAACATAGAAAAAGTTTGTCCACGGTAAGTTATAAGTCTAGTCAAGCACATGCATAGAGCTAGCTAGAACAagagaaccaaaaaaaaaaaagtgattatGTGTATGGGATTGGGTCCTTGAAAGGAAAAGCAAAATCGCTTGGTGGCCCAGCAAACTTAAGACCGAATACGTTTTTACACAATATGTCAAGCACATAAATGACAAAAGCCATTTCATTTCCCTTTCACACGTCATTAACTTTTGTAACATGGTGTGTGCATTGTCAAGTGAGGCAAAAGGGTTTCGATTACAGTGGGAAAACACGAACAAGAATGCATAATGAATAATTCCCTCAATAAAGCGAAAATTAAGCACAGAataatcctaaaatttaaactctAATATGTTATAAtgtattgattaaaaataatcctaAGAGTTCCCAATTGAAACTTCCAtaagtatttttattgttttggatAAACAAATTGCACTAGGATAaaaatttggcaaattcaGAGGATAATGGAAAATAGTTATGCTTCAATAGGCCAAAGATTAGAGAACAAACAAGAATTAGTTATTGATATACAAAAGAGAAAcactccaaaatttcaagcaaaaaTAGTTTCATATACCATTTCAATTTTGGAAGGGGTGAGGTTTTGAACTTCAATAGTTTCCTCTAAAATCAAAAGGCAGCAATTAAGTTAGAAAGAGCAAACCAATGAGCTTTTGGTCTAGTGGGAGAACCCTTGCACTTACAATAATGAGTGCAAAggttcgagcctccataaAAGTATTTATGAGGTTTATTTACAATCCtccctcaattatcaaataattgagtggagtcAGTCTATTcctcacgaaatgtgagtggagtggacagctctcgaatatttgagagggtttgaagaatttggacAGCGCTTCAGAGGAGTACATATCACGAAGAAGGTTTCAACTATAGAatctatttgtaaatattaattataatacctACAGTTCTATAtaacagtattaaaaaaaaaagttagaaagAGCAAAAGAAGACTTATTAGTACCTTATTGAAGGTAACATTATGGAACTTTCAATGTCATTACCTCACTGGTCAATTTTTATTGAGATTTATGCAAGAATTTACCTAAATATTACCTAAAATTGAGATATCAGAGTAATATCAAATAGAAACACTTGCCCACGGTAAGCCAAAAGTCTAGTCAACCACATGCATAAAGCTAACTAGAACAAGAGAACAGAGAAACGCGTGGGTCcctaaaagaaaaagcaagcaCATAAATGAAAAGgccattaaaaataaatgttgcaCAATCAAATGAGGCAAAAGGGATTTGAGCTGTAAATTTGAGGTGTAAAATTTATAGGAGTCCATCGTGGTAGAACATGGACGAGGACGCGTGATGAATAATTCCTTCGATAAAACGAAAAACAAACGCAGAGAAAAGAATTTCTTATATGCCAAGAAATCAAAGTAATGTGAAGGAACATGATGAAGAAATTGCAGACCGATCAATTATCCCTATGGACTCctataaattcaatcaaaataacAATTCCAATCTTACCAAATTCTTGagttaaatttattcaatgcttttattttttttgagaaattttttcCAATACtacttttccctttttttggGGAAATGAGAACCGCGGCATGTATAGAAGACATTGAGGTGTAAAGCGACATTACTTTCATGGGTTATGTGTTATAcacataatatattttcagtcCAAATTCATAGGAATGgtaaaaatccccacggggacgggtattCTCGgagattttccccattcggagagggtatggggataattttatacccaatttcttattcggggaagggacgaggaaatttttttacccaatttcttattcggggaggggacggggatgaggtagaatccccatcccctacccatttccccattttaatttttaatttaatttttattttttaaaattactagtaaataaattataaaatttgaattataaaattataagtattggtaaaaataaaaaatatcaaaatatttatattattaaacttttaggcctaattaactaattaaagtcctaaatttttatttatgacattaaaaagaccggacatattctattagcccaaaacttttgttttaattttaatattcattaaatattttaaacttaaatcaattttttatttatcttaaatctattatttatttatttttagatgttataattgcccacagcaaatcacaattttaatatctaatctaatctaatatttgctcttgatttgcttcgacttaactattgtgttgtaaagggaatagtccacatttataaagtgtccACGCCACtattgaaaagttaattttgaatctaaatttgattttatttgtaacaattttgtattaggctattaatttgttcatgatagtttgtatcatttgcatgctgcgttacttactaatttaatgtatctgacttttgtaatggatattaatgtaagatatatttcgaattttacttttatttgatttttttattttaatataattaactcaaaatcgaaaacaaaaaaaatatattagttattcggggatcggggaccctcggggatcccctgttattattcggggaggggatgaggattctcttaaataattttgacggggatggggagggg encodes:
- the LOC127900998 gene encoding disease resistance-like protein DSC1 isoform X4, which codes for MAASSSSSSCIYEVFLSFRGEDTRKSFTCHLYENLYERKNIKTFIDDEELRRGDEISPALLNAIQGSKISVVIFSKDYASSKWCLNELVKILECKNTNGQIIIPVFYRVSPSDVRHQTGVFGDGFYKLEQQFKEKPVMVQKWRVALTETTYLAGHESTKFRHDAELVNKIVDDVLTKLEKITVSTDSSNGLVGLNSRIEQIKPFLCMDLWDTVQIVGIWGMGGIGKTTLAEAIFDQFSGEFDGKYFAKNVRRKSETEGGLEELQKEMLSTILSEKLEVDGPNVPQFTKGRLRRMQVLIVLDDVNKVGQLEGLIGRLDQYGPGSRIVVTTRDKGVLENFEVEEEKIYGVNGLEFDEAFKHFCNFAFKEKHCPEDFKRDSRRVVEYAHGNPLVLKVLGSSLKRKSHWGNVLDDLNRICESDIHDIYDILKISFNELTPRVKSIFLDIACFFEGENKDFVTRILDDSESHGLDILIDKSLISVSGNCLRMHDLLQEMGREIVRQESAKRLGKCSRLWDPKEIRRVLKHNKGTDAIEGIFLDLSKIKGINLDPGAFTNMSSMRLLKFYVPKFYKIERFLSMSIEEQLSYSKVQLPNGLDCLPKKLRYLHWDTYPLRTLPSNFKPKNLVELNLRFSKVEQLWEGEKACVPSSIQNFKYLSALSFKGCKSLRSFPSNLHFVCPVTINLSYCVNLVEFPQISGKITRLYIDQSAIEEVPSSIECLTDLVVLDLADCKRLKRISTRFCKLRSLVDLFLFGCLNLERFPEILEKMEHLKRIYLDRTAITELPSSFENLPGLEVLFVDDCSKLDKLPDNIGNLESLEYISAAGSAISQLPSSVADSNALRILDFSRCKGLVSLPRSLLLGLSSLGLLHIRNCAVMEILQEIACLSSLTGLHLSGNNFESLPASIKQLSQLSSLDLKDCKMLQSLPELPLCLKSLDLMDCKILQSLPALPLCLESLALTGCNMLRSIPELPLCLKYLNLEDCNMLRSLPELSLCLQSLNARNCNRLRSLPEIPSCLQELDASVLEKLSKPSLDLIQWAPGCLESQPIYFGFTKCLKLNGKANNKILADSLLIIRHMAIASLRLGYEKAINEKISELRGSLIVLPGGEIPDWFSHQNSGSSICIQLPPHSFCRNLIGFAYCAVPDLKQGYSDCFRYFYVKCQFELEIKTLSETKHVDLGFRVRTKYIYSDHVILGFKPCLNVGFPDGYHHTTATFKFFAECNLKGYKIKRCGVCPVYANPSETKDNTFTINFATEVWKLDDLPSTSGSSDVEELEPSPKRICRANQINTP
- the LOC127900998 gene encoding disease resistance-like protein DSC1 isoform X3 codes for the protein MAASSSSSSCIYEVFLSFRGEDTRKSFTCHLYENLYERKNIKTFIDDEELRRGDEISPALLNAIQGSKISVVIFSKDYASSKWCLNELVKILECKNTNGQIIIPVFYRVSPSDVRHQTGVFGDGFYKLEQQFKEKPVMVQKWRVALTETTYLAGHESTKFRHDAELVNKIVDDVLTKLEKITVSTDSSNGLVGLNSRIEQIKPFLCMDLWDTVQIVGIWGMGGIGKTTLAEAIFDQFSGEFDGKYFAKNVRRKSETEGGLEELQKEMLSTILSEKLEVDGPNVPQFTKGRLRRMQVLIVLDDVNKVGQLEGLIGRLDQYGPGSRIVVTTRDKGVLENFEVEEEKIYGVNGLEFDEAFKHFCNFAFKEKHCPEDFKRDSRRVVEYAHGNPLVLKVLGSSLKRKSHWGNVLDDLNRICESDIHDIYDILKISFNELTPRVKSIFLDIACFFEGENKDFVTRILDDSESHGLDILIDKSLISVSGNCLRMHDLLQEMGREIVRQESAKRLGKCSRLWDPKEIRRVLKHNKGTDAIEGIFLDLSKIKGINLDPGAFTNMSSMRLLKFYVPKFYKIERFLSMSIEEQLSYSKVQLPNGLDCLPKKLRYLHWDTYPLRTLPSNFKPKNLVELNLRFSKVEQLWEGEKACVPSSIQNFKYLSALSFKGCKSLRSFPSNLRFVCPVTINFSYCVNLIEFPQISGKITRLYLDQSAIEEVPSSIECLTDLEVLDLRGCKRLKRISTRFCKLRSLVDLFLHGCLNLESFPEILEKMEHLKRIYLGHTTITELPSSFENLPGLEVLFVDDCSKLDKLPDNIGNFESLYHISAAGSAIRQLPSSVADSNALGILEVSNCKGLVSLPRSLLLGLSSLGLLRISYSAVMEIPQEIACLSSLEVLYLSGNNFESLPASIKQMSRLSSLDLKDCKMLQSLPELPLCLKSLDLRDCKMLQSLPALPLCLESLDLTGCNMLRSLPELPLCLKYLRLGDCNMLRSLPELPLCLQSLITRNCNRLQSLPEIPSCLQELDASVLVKLSKPSPDLIQWAPGCLEPIYFGFTNCLKLNGKANNKILADSLLRIRHMAIASLRLGYEKAINEKLSELRGSLIVLPGSEIPDWFSNQSSGSSICIQLPPHSFCRNLIGFAFCAVLDFKKVCSRCMCDCCVIFQSDLEIKTLSETKHVDLGFSVRTEYIDSDHVILGFKPCLNVGFPDGYHHTTVSLKFFNKCYQNQKGHKIKRYGVCPVYANPSETKANTFTLNFATEVWKLEDSPSASGTSDEEELEPSPKRICRVDQVNTP
- the LOC127900998 gene encoding disease resistance-like protein DSC1 isoform X2 — encoded protein: MAASSSSSSCIYEVFLSFRGEDTRKSFTCHLYENLYERKNIKTFIDDEELRRGDEISPALLNAIQGSKISVVIFSKDYASSKWCLNELVKILECKNTNGQIIIPVFYRVSPSDVRHQTGVFGDGFYKLEQQFKEKPVMVQKWRVALTETTYLAGHESTKFRHDAELVNKIVDDVLTKLEKITVSTDSSNGLVGLNSRIEQIKPFLCMDLWDTVQIVGIWGMGGIGKTTLAEAIFDQFSGEFDGKYFAKNVRRKSETEGGLEELQKEMLSTILSEKLEVDGPNVPQFTKGRLRRMQVLIVLDDVNKVGQLEGLIGRLDQYGPGSRIVVTTRDKGVLENFEVEEEKIYGVNGLEFDEAFKHFCNFAFKEKHCPEDFKRDSRRVVEYAHGNPLVLKVLGSSLKRKSHWGNVLDDLNRICESDIHDIYDILKISFNELTPRVKSIFLDIACFFEGENKDFVTRILDDSESHGLDILIDKSLISVSGNCLRMHDLLQEMGREIVRQESAKRLGKCSRLWDPKEIRRVLKHNKGTDAIEGIFLDLSKIKGINLDPGAFTNMSSMRLLKFYVPKFYKIERFLSMSIEEQLSYSKVQLPNGLDCLPKKLRYLHWDTYPLRTLPSNFKPKNLVELNLRFSKVEQLWEGEKACVPSSIQNFKYLSALSFKGCKSLRSFPSNLRFVCPVTINFSYCVNLIEFPQISGKITRLYLDQSAIEEVPSSIECLTDLEVLDLRGCKRLKRISTRFCKLRSLVDLFLHGCLNLESFPEILEKMEHLKRIYLGHTTITELPSSFENLPGLEVLFVDDCSKLDKLPDNIGNFESLYHISAAGSAIRQLPSSVADSNALGILEVSNCKGLVSLPRSLLLGLSSLGLLRISYSAVMEIPQEIACLSSLEVLYLSGNNFESLPASIKQMSRLSSLDLKDCKMLQSLPELPLCLKSLDLRDCKMLQSLPALPLCLESLDLTGCNMLRSLPELPLCLKYLRLGDCNMLRSLPELPLCLQSLITRNCNRLQSLPEIPSCLQELDASVLVKLSKPSPDLIQWAPGCLEPIYFGFTNCLKLNGKANNKILADSLLRIRHMAIASLRLGYEKAINEKLSELRGSLIVLPGGEIPDWFSNQSSGSSIYIQLPPHSFCRNLIGFAFCAVLDFKKVYSRCMCDFYFYRQFDLEIKTLSETKHVDLGFDLPTRYSLDSDHIILGFKPCLNVGFPDGYHHTTVSLKFFNKCYRSQKDCKIKRYGVCPVYANPSEIKANTFTLNFATDVWKLDDFPSASGTSDEEELEPSPKRICRAHQINTS